CAGAGCTGTGGACCTGTGGTTTTGAGCAATGGAGTTATTTAGTCAGAAACACAAATGTATACAGTGTTGCCCTATTtacaatcagaaaaaaagagcaaacatataaaaaatctaaaaatgacaaatggTTTATGCTAGTAAGAATAAATAAGGTTTGATACATACATCATGTAAATAAAATGAGGACATTACCCCTCTGAAATTggattttacattttgtgtgaatgagtgtgtttttATGAAAGGAAGTCAGTTCATCAGGTGGTTGCAAGTAGATCTACACAGAACATATTTGCTTGTGTCTATATATTTGCGTTTGTTAGTGATAACAGAGTCCATCCTTCAGTGAGTGACTTCTTGATGACACTCTGAGTCACCGAGCAGGTCACTTGATCCTGGGAGCTTCTCCCCATTCCAGGAAGAGACACACCAGCAGCGGGTGGGAGGTCCAACCAGAGATGACTcacactgaaaaagaaaaagagatagGAAGCCACATGAATAGATCACCCAGTTAGCTTTTAGGATGAGTCTCTTTTCACAGGTGGagtgaattttgtttttgtaaaatccTGAAGTTCTCACCTGCTTTGCCTTGTAGAAGCCATGCCGATCACAGTTGGGGAGGTAGAAAGTTGTGAACTTCTCTCCTAGTGTCTGCCGAGAGCTGGATATCGTGTCCATCGCTGCATGCAGCTCAATGTGACAGGGACCCTGTGCATAAAAGAAACAGTGAGAACTACGCCcacatgtaaacaaatacaCTATATATTCTTTGCAAAATTTACATTGATCCCAATTATCTCTCTGGAAATCTACTGCTCCACAAAAACAAGTACTCCCTCTACTGGAAGTAAGGTAAATTACTTTAAATCATCTAGGTCAGGTAGATGTTTTATTCCTCACCTCTTGCCCCAGGTTGTCACGGATGACATTGACTTTGATGCTCTCTTGGCCCTCAGCAGTGTCTTGGTGGTCCAAGGGAAGGTTGAGACCCAACAGGTAGTGAAGGGAGCCATGGTCAGGGACTCCACCAGCTCCATCTGTTCAGGTTTTAGAAAATCATTTTGACTTTAATAATTCTGTTACttgataagaaataaaaaaaggtttttaatgtttctgttgctttgGATCTTAAGATCTTGAAAGTAGCTAATATTAACACATATGAAAAATAGAAACTCTGAGACTACCTTGGCCCAGGTCTTCAGTGCAGACTCCGTGTCCTCTGGTCAGAGCGTGGAGCGGCATGGCCTCACCGGGCCTGGGAGTGCAGCGGAGACCCACACCACAGTGGGCTGTGTGAACTCCACAGGACGATCCTTTCTCCAGCGCACAGGCCATGCAGCAGCCGCATCCGGGCTCCCTCAGCACCTGCTTGCAGTCTGCTGGGATGGCAGGACAGTCATCCAGTTTCTCCTGTGTACAGGCAGCACAGCGGATTGGCTCGGGTCCCACCACTGGGGACGACCTCACCACAGCCAAGACAGCCAGAGCCACTACTGCCACGAAAGTCAGCTTCTCATTTAATTCAGGCATCTCCAGTCTTCAGATAAATATGCTCTTCTTTTTTGGACTTGCCTCTTCAAACTTCTCAGTATGACTGTATGTTTCTTGTACTAATTCCTCCAAACCAACAGTATTTATATGGACATATGGCCTCCAGAGTCATTAATGATTAACACGcttgacacagaaataaaatatttttgacaGTTGCTTTAAACGGTGGATGACCCTGCTTGACGTGCGCAGATCCAGGTTCACAAGGTCTATAGTCAATATTGACTTTGGAACAAAGTGAtggacttaaaaaaacaaccctgTTTTTGATCAACCAAACTACTGATCTGGGTTTTATCTTTGATATCATGAAAAAATGAATACTGTTTATAGAAATGAATCAAAAAAGAATTAATATCCACAATAAGGAATACTAGACAATCCAAGGAGTTATAAACTGAGATGAGGGCGATTATAAAAACTCTTGTcgatactattttttttataaagtaaTGGTGAAATTGTGCTTTGACACTGTTTTCACACTAAAACCCCATATGTCCCTTCAGTCACTTTGGTGAAGGTTCCTCTTATCAGGACCAGGCAGACAAATAAACAAGATCATTCCCCTTTAGCATTGCTCAACCCTAACATTATGGATTGTTCTGCTGGACATACACAACGTGTATTTTAGATGCTCGATATCTCTATTTACTCTGTGTGATATACGCACCAACACCACTCATGCTGTGTATGACGTCAAGCTTTTCatagtttattttttgtaaacagAGAACTGACAAGTAACACATGCATGATAATAATGCTTCAACCTTTAGGATTGTTTacctgtattattttttttattagaccATTACAGCACAAGTTCCCATAAACTCCAGCATGTTTATGTAGATAAGATGATGGAGATTAATATTTAGCTGCAATCCTTCATGCCGTCAGTTAGGGTTCTGGATGTTAGTGGTGGTGAGAAGGTGGGGTTTCAGcgcaatgaaaaacaaaataatgagcATATGGGCTTATGTGTGTAAACATGTAATGGTCATTTGAAGTTGAAATTGATTTTGGATTTAAATCATGTTTAGGTAAAGTACAGAAAGTTAATTAAACTCACTGATTTTGGAATATCTTATGCATATTTTGTACAATTTTACTactattttatgctactttatacttttactacatGTGAGAAGTaaatatactttttactccactacatttgacAGTTACAAGTCACTTTGCAGaataacatacacacaaaatcaATAATGAGCTCATTTTGCTTTTACTATACTGTactttgttttacagtaaattCTCACAAAGTATTTCTAATGGAAGACATGGCAaaaattcaaatgaaaaaaagtctcaaaaacaaacatttaatactatacaaaaatgtattgaCACTAATACAATATAATTATACAGTCAACACTTATTAGTATGCGTTATTATTGTACCTTAGCTACCTTGTTTATTTACTGATGATGACAAAAGAAACTAACTTGCACACAGACTTTACTTTGTGGCAGTGCCAGCCCTTAACATGGTTTTCCAGCCATGATGAATGTGAGGTACATGTGACCTACATGTTTCACGTTCACCTTGTGAGGCCAGTGAACAGCGTTACTCAACCACCAGTTGGTGAGTTGTTGCCTCTTCAATGTTGACCATCAGGTCCACCAGCCAATCAGGAAATGGCTCCTCCTTGGAAATATTGTTGAGGACATTGGTGAAAAAACTGCATTATCTGTATTTTTAATGGTTACAAATATTCGCTTAAAATTAAACACTTACAACCAAAGATGCaccctttttccttttcctgctCATCTTCTTCTGCACCGACAGTTTAGTTGGTGTGTGTTTTCGACATGCATTCTTGGAGACCATGAACAATAGAGCATCTATTTTCCATTTGACTTGTCAGATATTTAATTTGAATGCAAATTGCACCACAAACACTCACCTTTATTCTCCGCTCGTTACTAATGGACCTCTTCTCATTTCCTAACTTTGTCTGCCAAGGTGGGGTAGCTTTATCTCTTAAATCCACTCCGTATGTGCTCCAATCTGAATCGGAGAAATTCTCCATTTCCTCCTGGTGATTGTTGGTTGATTGGATTTGAAGAAAACTATCTTGGCTGAGGGAACGAGGCAGTTGCTTAGGTCTCAGAACCCTAAACAGAGCATCATTATCTTCATCTTCTTTGCTCTTGTCTTCTGTCGTTACCTCCTTTGTCTCCACACCTACTTGAATTTgaaaatcctcctcctcctcctctcctcctgtttcGCTTCCTTCTAATTTATCTTTCTGCTCGGACTCTTCCTGTATGGTCTCCAGACATGGCCTCTAGTCACCATTTTAAAACAGAGGGAAATTAACATAGGCTAAAATGTCCatttaattatacattttaggattttattttattttttattttttttacttattttacatTTGATTATAAAAAAAGTGTACTAAAACTTACATTTTGCTGCTGAATGTCCATGCTGCTGTATGGCTGAGCTTTGCTGATGTGTCAGGATGCTGCAGTTTGAGGTTGTCATTAGTTGATTATTGAAATCAGGTGTGGAAGCTTGATTACGGACAGATGGCAAATGGAGGTGGATGTcctttttagcacatgaagtgaaaaataaagcaaTTTAAGAAgaataaatatctatctattcaACAGTAGTGAATAACACGTTATTTCAAAAAACAATGTTACACACAAAGTTCAGTTTATTCGTCATAAGGAGTCACACTCCAGTGAAAAGTTGTATAATGTGTTCTGTTTCTGTAGAGGGAGATTTCTTGACCCATTCTAGAGAAGTCCAGGATATTTATACCTTTGCTGCTTGATTGATTCTTAATCATTTTCCAAAAGTTTCCTAAAACAAATCCTGGAGATAACTATAATCTGGTACTTATTATAGAAGAATTTAATTTGTGTTCATTTGGTACACTTCCAATACTGGTAAATTAATGTCAActggaaaatgcatttcctgcagaaaatgcttgcTAGTGAAAGCTGACAAGCTAAATTACTTAAGCTACATTAGAATGCTAGCATAATtgcgtaagaagaaggtgaattATTGAGAgtagttggtgttagtggtttTAGTTAGTACGAATtttgttgaaatgttgaataatggcaataatgtattaaataatAGTGGacaattttaagtttttttttaaaggaaaagtcacagtatagcatgtcagaaagtcgtagtataggtatgtcaaaaaagtgataaaaaaagcatagtcatgaaaaagacatagtatgtcgaaaaaagtcattgtatagtatgtcgaaaaaagttatagtatagtaagttgaaaaaagttataaaaaagtcatagtatactatgtcaaaaagagtcatgaaaaagtcatagtatagtatgtcgaaaaaagccatggtatagaatgtcgaaaaagtcatagtatagtatgttgaaaaaagtcatatagtagtatgtcgaagaaattcataaaaaagtcatagtatagaatgtcgaaaaaagtcatagtgatgtatgtcgcaaaaagtgatagtatagcaagtcaaaaaaggaataaaaaagtcttagtatagaatgtcaaaaaaagtcatagtacagtatgttgaaaaaagtcatattgtagtatgtcgaagaaataaaaaaagtcatagtatagtatgttgaagaaagtcatagtatagtatgtcgcaaaaagtcatagtatagcatgtcgaaaagtcataaaaactcaGTGTACGTaccatgtcgaaaaaagtctatagtatgtcaaaaagtcatagtataggatgtcgaaagaaatcatgaaaaagtcatagtatagtatgtcaaaaaaagacttattatagtatgtcgaaaaaagtcataaaaagtcatagtatagtatttcaaaaagtcataaaaaggccatagtatagtatgtcgaaaagtacggtggccctgaagtgcaaatcacgacagcaaatacgaaaacacttcaacaaatcataaaacaaaacagcaaataggaaaacacgacagcaaataggaaaacacgacagcaaatatgaaaacacgacagcaaatatgaaaacacgacagcaaatatgaaaacacgacagcaaataggaaaacacttcaacaaatcataaaacaaaacagcaaatatgaaaacacgacagcaaatatgaaaacacgacagcaaataggaaaacacttcaacaaatcaaacaaaacagcaaatatgaaaacacgacagcaaataggaaaacacttcaacaaatcatgaaacacaatggcattaa
This is a stretch of genomic DNA from Sander vitreus isolate 19-12246 chromosome 12, sanVit1, whole genome shotgun sequence. It encodes these proteins:
- the LOC144526428 gene encoding insulin-like growth factor-binding protein 1 — protein: MPELNEKLTFVAVVALAVLAVVRSSPVVGPEPIRCAACTQEKLDDCPAIPADCKQVLREPGCGCCMACALEKGSSCGVHTAHCGVGLRCTPRPGEAMPLHALTRGHGVCTEDLGQDGAGGVPDHGSLHYLLGLNLPLDHQDTAEGQESIKVNVIRDNLGQEGPCHIELHAAMDTISSSRQTLGEKFTTFYLPNCDRHGFYKAKQCESSLVGPPTRCWCVSSWNGEKLPGSSDLLGDSECHQEVTH